A region of the Vigna unguiculata cultivar IT97K-499-35 chromosome 9, ASM411807v1, whole genome shotgun sequence genome:
CTACCCTGGAATTGAATATAACGACGTGATATCACACATTCATGCCAACTTAATGAAATGGATATGAGGCAATTGTTAGTTGGTGAGtgtaaacataacaaaatttgtccATACAACACAATGGTTGGTAAAATATTACACAGGAACTGTATGTGTGATACATATTACAGATATAACCAGAAACTGTCACATTTCCCATCTGCCCCAAAAACACATACTACCCATTAAATGGTAGTGCACAGtacatattacatatataaCAAGAAACTGTCACATTCCGAAGCAGTACGAAAGAAAAAATCAACAGCATTAATCAACTAATATTATTCCAAAACAAGAAAAGTGTACATCAGTTACCTCATCATCAGCTTCATCCTCATCACCCTCATCTTCATCAGGTTCTTCCTGTTCCAAAATAATTGTTATTGCAATTATTGTAAGTACAAGGAAAGAAACAATATTGATAGTAAAATGAATTATTCAAAACCAAGAAGCATTATTGTCTCCTAAGAGAAAAGGATATCAGAACTGAAAGTTAACTTACATTATTGAAATAAGTAAGCGGATTTGGCCATAAATCATCCTTGATTAATTCTGCAACCTgctatttagaaataaatataacactAAAATTTATGACTAAAATACACAGACTAAAGAAATCAATTATTatgataagagaaaaaaaaaggcattGATGCACATTGCATAATGATCAAATCCAGAAAAATATACCTCATCATGGATGTcatcaatttcatctttttgCTCAGTGTCGTTAAACCAACTAAAGAAGCTGCATGCATTAAAATGAGaatatgaaaacaattatttattgtttcataATATGTTTACAAAAGGatttttgtcaataattttatataaaatcattaattgataatttattaaacaaGAATGAagcataaaagaaaatgatttatttattcattcctTGTAGTAAAAAATCGTTTGCAACTATTCTAAAAGCAATGTCCATTGACCATGtgtaaaatgttttataaatgaagaaatagagcataaattataaaagaaaaaaattgctaGTCCACAGTATTAAAATTGGTCTCATATGCACTgtagttaaatatttattgatagtTGATAATCCAATGTAATGCCAATGGATCTGTGATCAGATCAAGTATAATTCGTAGTAGATCAGACATATCTCAGTCCCCTGAAAGAGACAGCAATCCCCGTGCGaactcaaacaaaaaaaaaatacagttcTGGTTATCGATAACATAAATAGTGGAAAGCCAGAACAAATGCCAGTTAACAGACCCTACATGACCATTGCTTTCTTTGTtgtcaattttttattgaaaatcacTTGGATCATATTTAGGCACCAACCTGATATCAATAGGAGCCCGCTTGTTCCCTTTTTTCTCATGACTAACTCCATTGGGTATGCTCTTCATGTTTAACAATTAGGAGTTCAGAAACAAAACATAAGCAGCACAAGTTAATAAAAGAATTCCCAAAGTTAAGATCGTAGTCCTACCTTGCCCTCCTTCCATTTTATGGGAGTGGCAGTGACTTTTGTTGTTCCTTCCTCAAGGAAGGTATAAGTCTTTACAAGTTTTGTATCTTCAAAATAGGGATTGGCGTTGAAATTCTgaacaaaaaatcaattttggaaggggttattattcaattaaatgAACAGTCCCTACAAAACATAAACTTCTTAAACTGACTGTCTTGCAAAACATTCCGTAGGTCTACAGCAAAGGAAAGAGGAAAACCATCTTACAAAGGTGATTGAGTAGCCTGATTTGACATCTTTAAAATCTTCAACCTCAAGAGAACTCAAGTACTTAAATATCTACAAAATAAGGGTATCGTTAATGAATTAATGTTACTCATTAGAAGATATCTGTAATCAAAGTAACAACAGTATTCGACGAACTTCCATGGAAAAATTATGTCCCAAGTAATTAAAAAGAACAGGAAAGTAAACAACTTAAACGAGCTATCTATTCATGCAAGCACAAGTCAATTCAGAGAAAGATTATATTGAAAAAGCATCCAGCACCTAGGTTGCTGTGTTCGACTATTAAAAAGGCTTGTGTAAAAAGCATAACTCTCTGGGAACAAATACTAAAACAGACCAAATTACTTCATAGATGCACAGTGGTAGACAAACTCAAACAAGACAAAATAAGCCCATCCAACTTTAGAAAGACTGAAAAAGAGACCAGACCTTCTGATCTTCCTCGTTCAAAAGATCACCAAGAGCAGGATGACTCAAAAACTGCAAAAGGACAACAAACAATAATAAACAAGGTATTCCCAACAACACAACAATATCCCAATTTAACAAATAGCAcacatgtatataaatataatataatgtgtaAAGCTAAACTCACAGCAGTTAGCCAAAAATCAGGAATTGACTTGATAATATCATTCCGCTTGTCATAAACGGGCTTCCTAATCTCATTGTACTTCTGCTCTATCTCAAGAACTTTGTCGCTGGCTTCTTCATTGATCTAAAACAACACAACCAACAAATGAAACAAAGCGCAAACAACAGGTTAATGGATCACGTTCCGAAACCAGAAACAGATAATCAAGCATAAAAGCAATCACATTTAGCGCGTGCAATTCGGAGGCTCCAAAAGCAGAGTCACATTCCCAACGTAACATAAAAacctcaagaaaaaaaaacgagGGAAGATCCGCAATCCGCgatattgaaaaaacaaaaaacgagGAAGAAGGAAAGCGCGTGGGATATCGAATAATTGGTACCTTTTCCAGCTCGTCTTGGATCTCCTGCAACTTCTCAATGGAAAGGACAAGTTCTCCGTCGATTTCGTCAAGGTTCTCCCCCTTTTCGGAAACCTTCAACTTCTTGGTCCGGTCGGCCACCATTTTTCTTCCTTATTCGGTTGTGGACGGCCCCTGAGGGTTCTCGCGTAGCTGGTTCGTAAAACCCTAGCACGGTTTAGGCAGAGCGAGACAGGGTAGTAGTGAAGTGAAGACTTAGGGTTTTGGGGTTTTATATGTGTCGTTAGTGCGCAGTGTCCGGGGTGCACCAAATAAATGAGCTACCGGATGACATCTGTCCGTTTCAGGGGTAAACTCGTCATTTTCTTTACCTGAACTTTATTTTGTGGATTggaactaatattttttatattttctttggcagatatttttaaaaaataaataatatttataaaaatataattaaacttaataagCTTAATTagtactttaattttaatattaaaggtaaatatttaattttttttaattgattttcaatttattttaaatcacaatattaatattttaataagattGACGTTAGGAATATATTAgtatcttgattttttttaattatttttaacttttttgtttttttttttatgttttgtcaTTCATTTgtcaatttcttcttcttcgtcctTCCACACACTATCTTTCAACTCTTTATTCTTCCTCCCCTCCATAATCCTTAGGTTGTGTTCTCTTCAGCTGATTTACTGTTTTTAAGGATTAACAAGCatgaattttaacatatttttgtgtTCGTGTTTTACATCattggagggagagagaaaGCAAGGAAAAGGAAATGAGAGATGTCCAATCTTTTTAATCTTCGCATCACTTTGGAGATTTGAGATACAAAACACTCCATTACTAAAATGTCCCTTCTTCATGTGCAGTTcaccattttatttttttatttttgtttttttttaattacaaccTATGTGAGATTGCTTCATGAAAGAGAGTGAAGAACTTGCATTATTGTGTCTATACTATTAAAAGtcatatgatatatatatatatatatatatatatacatatataatattaagtaataataataaataataattattataaaaataataataaataataattattataaaaataataataatttaatataatttatctttttttattttgttgttaaaatttattaaatagtattttttactaatctaaaaagtattttaaatatttttagcatTAAGGGTATTTTGGTCATCTTCAAAATctatctattaaaataatttttttaatttatcacatcacTCAAATCATTCACTAACTTCCACACAATTCATCTTTAAATCCATTCACTTTacactctaaatccactcaaaaaaacacacatattcatCCACTCAAATTTACACAAATTCATTTTCACACTCTCTCCCAAATTCATTTATTCAAGTGAACAAAGCCTCAATCTCTTTCCTCATCCTCTCtcacaccaccaccaccacaattAAATTGAGTTTGTATATCGTCCTAAAAATGTAACGGAATTTGTGTTCGCTGAGTAAAATCAACTCTTATGACAAACAAGTCTTAAAGACTCTTATTTTGCCACAACAAATATAGTTGTGAACAAAATTTGGGGAtgattctttgatttatctaaaGGTGTAAAACTGTTAAATGTTTTTGCAATCTCTAAcattaagataaatttataagGCTTTGAAGGATCAACTCAGTATTAAGCTTGATCTTTTTTGGAGGTCGCCTGAATTATGAAAATACCAAGTTTTAACCAATAATAACTTCTTAAAGCATTTGAGTTTGGccattaaaaaacaaaaaattacaaataccTCTTGAAGAGAATTTATTACTCCATTGCGAGGTGGAAGTTTGAAACTTAATGACTCAAAAAATACCAACACATCTTTTTTGTGACCTTGACATACCACATACATATCTGAATGAAGTAAAAGATTAAAACGTTCAAATGTTTCCAATGCAGGCTGGAGTAGAACCACAAATATAGTAATTTTCAATTGatgaacaaaattgaaaaagatatgaaGAGGAGTTGGGGTTTATGATGATGGTGTGGAGGTTGTGAAGTTCAGGTTGGTTGTGTGTGAGGAATGAGGTAAAAGGAGAGGGATAGTGTGAGAAAGGAAGAGGAGGAAGGAGATGGAAGGTGTTGTAGggagaaagaggaagagatGGAGGCATgaaaaaaacttacaaaacaaaaaacaaaacaaaacaaaaattaaaaaaaaagttaacgaTAGTCACACTTACCAAATCATATTAAAGTCAATTTAATGAAAGAGCGAACATTTTAtggttttaaataaaagtagGACTCaattgagtgaaaaaaaaaattaaaaataattaaatatttgtctttaatataaagactaaattatcaattaaactaatttaacactaatattttattttatataattaaatattaatattttacttgtgaaaatatatttaagttattgataaactttttcaataaaatatatttccttGCACAATTATTTTccaaagtattttttataaattattatttttaaatatattattaaaatcataaaatatgagatgaaaattattttttttttactaaaggTTAATCTCCATTTTTTAGTAAAAGATTCATCCAGAAATtcagtatattttttattaattttttaaacatgtttatttgtatgtttaaattattttttcaataaatgtaaacatttttaaattttctttaaaaatatttacttaattttattttattaataaggATATTGATgtgattaaaagtaaaatatttacttaCTAATTAATAGAGTTATCAAAACGGGTAACCCGACCCGATCCGGCtccccaccacgggttgatgatttagtgagtcaacctaacccggctcactttttagcgaCCCAAAAATATTCAAACTCGGTCCGACTCACCACGGATTGgcaggttaaacgggttggctcacgagttcacttaattaaaaaaaaatattatttttttattttttttagtcaaaactaaattgtaattctaattaaaatttaaataaactttaatacatccaaatacaaatcaaatcaaaataaagaaaatacaaattatttatgggttggataaaaaaacaacctaacatgactcAAATctaaagcccaacttaataaaaataaataaaaaacacttgtgtgacccttttatctgagggttggtgagccaacctgactcaccacgggttcaacccggatgagccgggttctaaatgagccgggtcaaaaatcaacccgtattgaaatttgtaaaaaaaattcaacccaacccgacctgaacccgtggtgagccgggttggctcgcgggttccaacccattttgacaactctagtaattaagaataaaattttgtaatttttttaagaaaactttaacataattattatatgattttatttttaatatatgtaaatgtatatattaaaaacaactttgtctaaaacttatatttctttcctctttcatatttttttgtgtgtttcttTAGTATCCTTTTGATTTCGTTTATTAGGAGAGACAACTTCTCATTCTTATctaattcaatttggtcttaatGGTCGTCTGATGTCTCATATGCCTTTTCCTAATTTAATCTTCTTGAACTTTCGAGCATTAAGAGAAAAACTATTTGTTTCACTTTTTTAGCATCGCTAAGCAGAACATATTCATGTACATTTAGGATTCCAACGAGTCCTTTCATGGGCCATCACCTTTAGAACCTTTAAAGCACGAAGTATTGTTTGTTTAGCTCCATTGTGGTGGAAAAGTACTCAATACTTTGTTTATGACATTATATGAGTCAACATTACATCTAAGCAATCTGAGCTCGTCGCAGATGACATGTAACCTTCTAATTATAAACAAGATTGTCTCATTTTACTTCATCGTGAACATCTCATATTAATGTTTTAGAAATGTCAACTTGCTTCGTCTGACCACCTTTGAGGCCTCATAAGACAAGATCAAAGTATCCACATTTCTTGACAAATGTTAGGGAAATGTATTTTGAGAATGTTTCTTTAGATAGAGAACATAAAATAATACACCAAACTTAGGATTGAGTTTATACATGCACTTTTAATCTTCATTCCACAATTCTCAAGGTATAGGTTTACCATTAGCATCATAAACGAAGGTCATATCATTTTGGACAATGTTAAAAAGGTTTACATGAGATACTCAAGGAAAATCATCATCTTGAACTTTTAGTAGTTATAATTCTCTCCTTTGAACAACAATGGACAATAGGTAATTTGTTATAACAAGGTTGTGCCTATTGTGATGTTAAGAACTAACCCTAAAGGTTATGTTTAACAAATGCATCCATCACCATCAAGCTCGCCAAAATGAAAGGGAAAGATGTTTAAAAGAACTAAAGTTGCTCAACAACCAGAAACTACTCTACAATAGCTACTTTTTTAAAGCctttataaagatatttaataaatacaagaAAGTGAGAGAGATTACATGTATAGTGCAAGTACATTGTGATTTGAGCCAACTAAAGCTTCAAAGATGAATAACACTAGTGTTCAAATAAGCAAGTTTGAAGGAAGAGCGACTCAATTTTTCACACATTGAAATCTTCACCTAGAAAGCTAAAGTGTGATCATAGATATACACTAACATAAAAAAggcttttaaattttgttatttttggcTTTTGACGTCTGCCTGAACTTTGACGTCGTACTAAGTGACATTAAAATTGACGTCGGAAATAAAATTCGACATCCCTTAACGTCAGTTGTAGAGAACACCGAAGTCTCTTAATGTTTTCTTTGAGAGAACCCGACGTTCAACTAGCGCCAAATGAAGGTAAAAACAACAGCTTTTTACGTTTGTCTTTGTGCTGCCAGACGTCAAAGGATGTCGGCTGTTGCACAGACCAACGTCCTTTGACGTCTGTCAGTATAAAGATAGACGTCAAAAGCTGCTTTTTTTAACTAGCAGTGACTATTTGGTAATGAATATTAGGTTATTAACTAGGAGCGGTTGTCGTTCAAATAATACTTATTTAAGTTAGGAGTGACTTTTGAAAGAATATTTGTTTAAGTGAGGATTGACTTGCGAA
Encoded here:
- the LOC114164468 gene encoding NAP1-related protein 2-like isoform X1; amino-acid sequence: MVADRTKKLKVSEKGENLDEIDGELVLSIEKLQEIQDELEKINEEASDKVLEIEQKYNEIRKPVYDKRNDIIKSIPDFWLTAFLSHPALGDLLNEEDQKIFKYLSSLEVEDFKDVKSGYSITFNFNANPYFEDTKLVKTYTFLEEGTTKVTATPIKWKEGKSIPNGVSHEKKGNKRAPIDISFFSWFNDTEQKDEIDDIHDEQVAELIKDDLWPNPLTYFNNEEPDEDEGDEDEADDEGKDHGDSEDDDEGEDDEDEGEEDEDE
- the LOC114164468 gene encoding NAP1-related protein 2-like isoform X2, giving the protein MVADRTKKLKVSEKGENLDEIDGELVLSIEKLQEIQDELEKINEEASDKVLEIEQKYNEIRKPVYDKRNDIIKSIPDFWLTAFLSHPALGDLLNEEDQKIFKYLSSLEVEDFKDVKSGYSITFNFNANPYFEDTKLVKTYTFLEEGTTKVTATPIKWKEGKSIPNGVSHEKKGNKRAPIDISFFSWFNDTEQKDEIDDIHDEVAELIKDDLWPNPLTYFNNEEPDEDEGDEDEADDEGKDHGDSEDDDEGEDDEDEGEEDEDE